TTGTGTATAATGTGATGGAATTTGAGAGGCAAAGGGTTGAGAAGCGAAAGGTTGAGATGTGAAGGTTTGAGAGTTGAAAGAGAGATAACCAAATTGTTGAGGGTTGAAAGGTAGAGAACCAAACGATTGCTCGTTAGATGCATGTTGTGTTGTTGGGgaagaaaaaaattgagattGAGGTGGCATTCCATATTGGGGCATGAAATACGGAGGTATCGCATTTGAACCAATAGAAAAATTTGGTGGAATAAGATACATATTATATTGTCGGTTTTGTATAGGAGAAGAGTCAGAATTTTGGGAGCTTGAATTTTGAGAACTTGAATTTCCTTGCATATTGAGATGGAAGAATGAAAAGTTTGATAGAGATAGATGTGGTGCATGGGGAATTTATAGACCATGAATTATTAATATCACATTCATAAATTTTTGAGTCAAATAATGGTCTATTACAATATCTTTTGCAGAAGAACCACATTAATTGACTGGACTAGTGCAAAGCTTTTACAGAGGTGTCACATGGTATTGTTTGAATTTGATTCAAAAGCTTTTGCAGAAGTATGACATGATATTAGCTTGACTAGTGCAAAGCTTTTGCAGAAGTATGACATGATATTAGCTTGACTAGTGCAAAGCTTTTGCGGAATTAACACATGATATTAGCTTGTAGTGCAAAGCTTTTGCAGAATTAACACATGATATTGGCTTGTAGTGCAAAGCTTTTGCAGAATTAAAACATGATATTGGCTTGACTAGTGAAACGTTTTTGCAGAGGTATCACATGGTATTGCCTGAAATTCATTTAATAGCTTTTGCAGAAGTATCACATGATATTGTCTGGATTGGTACAATAGATTTTGaaatgacataaaataattgaaattacataattaaaattgaaaaaacataactAACGTTGAAAATACACAATTAACGTTCAAAGTACATAATTAAATTGTCCAACTATGCTCAACCAAATCAGCTCTAAGTTGGTGATGTGTTGCCCGATCTCGTAACTTGTTGTAATTTACTAAGATATGCTTGAAATTCTTGGCTAGAACCCATGACTATTGTTGCCGAATGAGACGTGTCTCCGTCAAACCAGGCGATTGCTTTGTCTCCCTCATCCTCAATAATCATGTTGTGTAAGATAATACATGTGAGCATAATTTTTCTCATGTCATGGATGTGATAGGAACGGGCAGGATTTCTAATTATTGTCCATCGAGATTGGAGCACTCCAAACGCGCGCTCCACATCATTTCTTGCAGCTTCTTGCCTTTCTTTGAATTTAACTCTTTTTGGATCCATAGGGCATGGAAAACTCTTAACAAATGAAGCCCATTCGGGATAAATGCCATCTGTTAAATAATATCCAAAATTATATGACGTACCATTCACTGTGAACTGAACTTGTGGGGAATTTCCCTGCAAAACAGCATTGAACAAGGATGAGCCATGAAGAACATTTATATCATTATTGGATCTTGCTTGCCCAAAAAATGCATGCCATATCCACAAGTCTGCAGACGCCACAGCTTCAAAAATGACAATCGGGACACCATAGTCTCCTCGAGTATATTGGCCTTTCCAAGCGACGGGACAATTCTTCCATTCCCAATGCATGTAGTCGAGACTCCCCAACATTCCAGGGAATCCATGCCTTTGCTCATGAAGTTGAAGCAAGCGTTGAATGTCATCTTGATTGGGACTTCTCAAGTATTGAGCTCCAAATACCTCAATGACACACTTACAAAAATTGGCTAGACAACTCGAGACAGTTCTGTCGCCCATTCGTATATATTCATCGAGTGAATCACCTGGACACCCATATGCCAATTGACGGATAGCTGTCGTGCACTTTTGGAGTGGTGATAAGCCGGTTCTTCCAGTTGCATCTCGCCTCAATTTGAATTCATCTGAGTGGTTTTCCAACGCATGAACAATGCGAAGGAATAACTCCCTTCTCATTCGAAATCGACGACGGAATGTATGTGCGCCAAACGTGGGAACCTCGGCAAAATAATCCTTGATAAGACGCTCATGTCCGCTTTCACGGTCTCGCTCAACATATTTTCGGCGGGCTGCTCTTCTTGACGAACTATGAGCTGTTTCTGCATCTTCTTCATCAGCAATAGCAATCATCTCTCGTTCTATATCATCTTTCGCTATTTTACGAATCCAATTCTTAAGCATTTCTTTTATTTGATCTTGATTTGGTGAGTTGGacattttaaaagaaaaatagatcAAGAAATAAACACAAATAAGAGAATATAAGTTATGGTATGCAATACTAAGAACTTGAAGTATATATAGAtaagaaaactaaaataaaataattaataaaactacAAATAATTTAGCAAACAAGCTAGTGTCGGTTGCTTGCAAAAAAATTacacataataaataaaagaattacacattaaaataaaataaaaaattatatcattataaagaaaaaaaaacaaaatgcatgctcattaaaaaaaattaaatgaaacgaAAACattgaaacaaaaaaatgaaattaaatgcaATTGGAGTACAAATTTGCCAACAATTTCATGaaataaatcaaaagtttaaaacatgcaaaaaaaaaaaaaaactgaaataaaagtataattttcaGCCATGGCCCACAATTTTCTTACTTTATGCGTATGAAGTTGGGTTCTAGGTGTAGGAGTTGGGTTTAGGGAGTTGGGCCAACATGGCAATTTACAATGGAAGGGAGCTAGCTCCCAACTCCTCAAAGAAGGAAAGGAGCTACCTTTGCCACCACCCTAACTTTCCTTTTTCGGTCcgtcctaattttttttagataccCAACACAATTAAATCTCCATTTATCCTTACTttacacattttcaccactctcaatatactCAACAACTTCATCTTAAAACACGTGCCCCTCCTTACTAGGAAGTTATTTGCAGGACGTACGTAGTATGCTAAATTACCAAAATTTCACTCTTCtatcataatttatatataaagccgataatttaatgtatatataaatataagataTGATTGACaccttatactccctccgtccatgaaacgCTTTTCTCAGGATAGTcagcatgagttttaataaaaattagttgtgtatttgatgagtggatAATTGATCccacaaattagaaaaatatgtgGCAGTAACTAATGGaccaattaaaatgaaaagataTGGGCCCATTAATGACAATGTGTGTGAATATGTGGAAATTGTAAGAGTAATAATAAGtggaattattttaaaaaataaattgggaaGATGTTTCGTGGACAAATGAAAATAGGAAGATATTTCGTGGACACGTGAAGTACTATAATATAAGACATTACAGTCAAACTGTTAGAGCTAATTTTTAACTCTATATTCGATTTTTCGAATAAACCTTCTAAGTTTTATCGTATTCATTTAATGATTATTAAAGTGAATTATTAGAGAAATTCATGCATATTAAAGATTGGAGGATGGAAAAGAAAATCAGGCAAGACCAAGTTAATGCATATTTTAGGGAAGTTGGTTAGGACTTGCTAACCAACCAAACTTTGGCTCCAAGTTTGCAACAGATCTCACGATCTGCAACCTCCAACCCTTGCTCTCCAAGCATACTATACGTTTATAAATAGGGAGAAGGCCATTTAACGAAGTTGTCGTTTAGCTCGCGCAAATAATAGTCGTGTGCCCACCACAACTACACTAGTTAGCAGGGAACTGATTGTAACTTCTTTAGTCAAGATATCACTATAAAAGGGGTTGATTTCGATAGCTTGCCATGACTACTCGTGTGGGCAAAATGATAACaaaaactgaactgaaacataAATTAGATTTGattaaagggttaaggtgcagataagccCTTGAAGTGTACACCCTTAGAGCGATTTACTCCCCATACTAAGTGTGTGTGCAAAATAGCCCCTAAACTATCAAAAACCTAACATTTAAACCCTCGTGACTAAACGGCGTTAGTCAACGTTTggtcacttttttttttttttttttatttcaaaattatccACACATAAAATTGTTACGCGGGTTTTTCCAACCCCCTTTCATCCCAAACGTCGCCCAAGTATTCCAAAGTAGAGAATTCATCTGAAATCATCCAAACTTCAAGATTGAATCGCCGACTAGCAGGAGAAGCCCGGCTCTGGGAAgaagaaggaaacaacgaagaAGAAGAGGATTTCCAGGTGAGTACGCATAGAGTTTTTATTGTTTGACCAGTATTTTGCCGCATGCAAACCTCTTTggggaattttttttgtttctgaTTCATCGATTATGGCTTGAACGTGGTTGTGATGTTTTGTCTTGTCGTATATAATTATGTGCAGTATGGCGCGTCGTGTTAACTTTGTTTTCAACTTTTGGGGTATATGGAAAAAGGATGAAGTTTCTGGTGATTTGATTCACGATGGTTATAATTCTGCTGAGTTTGAGGAAACTATTGATAATATGACTTTTGATCGAATTAACGAAGAATATGAGAAGATATATGGGAGTAAACCTAAGAAAATTTATGCGTGTGATGAGGACTATAAGTTAGAGCTTGGGCTAGTTCACCTTAGGGATTCTAGGCACTGTCATAAGGTGTTAGATTACTTTGAGTTAGTTGGCCAAGAGGAGATACTACTATTTGCTGACCATGACCGAGATCCTATGCCTTCTATCACTCCATTTGCCTTGTTCCCGGATGATAGTGATAATGAGGCAGTAGATGGGGCAGGGGCAGAACCAACTGGGGTGGAAGGGGCAGAACCAACTGGGGTGGAAGGGGCAGAGCCAGGTAGTGTAGTTGAACAAGAGGCAGAGAGGGAGGTTAGGCTTGGAGAGGAGGGTAATGATCATGAGGGAGATGAGGCAGAGACTGAGATTAGTCATGAGAGAGAAGAGGCAGAGAGTGAGCATGATGAGAGAGATTCTGATGATTCCAGTGTGTTTAGTCAGGAATCATCAGATAGTGAGGAAGAAACTAAGAGTGTGATGGTTGGGTCTGTACAAGATGGGGAGGATGGTAGTTTTGCTTTGGGCATGACTTTTGCAAATGCCCAGGATGCTAGGGATGCTATACATGCATATGGGGTGAAGTTTGGGTACAAATTGAAGTTCCTTAAAAATGAACCTAAGAGAATAAGAGTTGTTTGTATGAATGAAGCACAGTGTCCATTTGTTATTCATGTGTCTAATGATGGTGATGTAGAAGGGTTAGTTGTGAAGACCTTAGTGGTTGATCATACATGTAACAAGCAGAGGGAAGTTCCAAGTGCCAGTCAAGGTTATCTTGCTAAGTATTTTAAGAAGGCTGTATATAGAAACCCAAAGATCACTAGTAAAGATATGCAAGGCCATGTAAAGGAGCATCTTAACCTGCATGTGAGTCTTCACAAGTGTAAGAGGGCTAAGAAAGACATCATAACTAACCTTGAGGGCAGCTACAAGGAAGAATTCAATAGGCTTTGTGCATATATTGAAAAGGTTAAGGAAGTCATGCCCGGTACAAAAATGGAGCTTGGTTTGTCTGTTGAACAGTTAGAGAGCAACAAAAGAGTCTTCAAGAAGTTGTTTGTTATGTTGGAGCCATTGAAACAGAACTGGTTGGGAGGGTGTAGGAAGTTGATTTGTCTTGATGGATGCCATCTAAAGGGGGTCACCTTTGGCTGCCTTTTGACAGCAGTGGGAAAGGATGGCAATGATGGGATATTGCCTATAGCTTGGGCTGTTGTAAACAAGGAAAACAAAAGTAACTGGACATGGTTTGTGAGACATCTAAAGCAAGATTTACAGCTTGAGGGAGGAGAGAACATCACCATAATCTCAGATATGCAGAAGGTACTCAATTACTTAGTTTTAGATGCCACATCAGATTTTATTACACATGACTAATTCATCTTTGATGTAACAGGGTTTGATGGAAGCTGTGAAAGACATCATTCCATATGCTGAGCACCGGTGGTGTGCAAGGCATATATATGCCAACTGGGCTAAGAAGTGGAGAGGAGAGGAGATGAAGAAGAGATTTTGGATTGCAGCATGGAGTAGCTTTGATGAAGAGTTCAAACTGAACATGGCCAAACTGAGGAGCATAAACAAGAAGGCCCATGATGAGCTTCTACACTACCCTCCTGCTCACTGGTCCAGGGCATATCAAAGCACCAGATGCTCTACAAACATGGTAGATAACAATTGCTCTGAGTCTTTTAATTCTAGCATAAGTGATGCAAGACACAAACCTATTATCAGCATGCTAGAGGATATTAGGTTGCTTGCCATGAAGAGAATTAGGGAGAGGAAAACTGGATTGGATAGTTGGAAGAGTGTCTGGTCCCCATCTGCAATGAAAACATTTGAAGCAAATAAGAGTGACTCAGTGTACTGTAATGTGGTGTGGAATGGTGAGTATGGGTATGAGGTGACTGATGGATTGGATAAACACATAGTGTTTATTGATACAAAGACTTGCACCTGTAGGGGTTGGGACTTGACTGGAATCCCATGTTCACATGCCATCGCTTCTTTTTTTTCAAGCTCACTGGATCCACTTCTTTCCATTAGTGAGTGTTACCACAGGGACACATATGCCAAAACATATGAACACTTGATCCAACCACTGCCCGGTGTGAAGTTTTGGAATGTGAAAGCTCAAGATGCCATAGAACCACCCCAAGTGGAAAAGAAGATAGGACGGCCTAAGAAGAACAGAGTGAGAGCAGCTCACGAGCCAAAGAAGAAGCACAAGTTGTCAAGAGTGGGGAAAAAACAACACTGCAGCCTCTGTAGGAGTGCAACCCACAAGAAAATGACATGTCCACTAAACCCTACTAAGGTATTATCACAGGATATCTAATTTGCATTCACTTAACTAATATGTAGCATAAAATTTACTATACTCATGTagcataaaattttatttacttgtgtaaaATGTGTAGGTGAACAAAGAAGCAGAGTGTTCCACCTCAACTAAAGCTAAAGGAAAAGCACCAGTAGGACTCGGACTATATGTCAATGAAGAAACAGGAAAACAAATTCTAAATGTAAGTTATTAGATACAACTGGACTCCATTGTTGATAGAACTGAACTAAATGACTCATAGTGTTTCCTCTCAATGTTTGTTACAGCCCGGAGGATCACAGTCTTTAGTCATAAATGAGGGGACTCCAAGAGAATCAGAACCAAATGTCAGATTTGCTATCCCCAATGAGAGAGAGCTCAGAATGCAAAAGAGAATGGAGAAGAGGAAGAGCAGTCCACCAACCACATCAGTTGGTCCTTCCTCGAAGATCAAGAAGACAGGAACAAAGCCTTTTAAGGCTCCAAGAGACAAAACACAGGAACAACACCAAGAACCAGTGCTTAGAAGGTCTCCTAGGAGACTAAATGTGGTGTCAACTGCAGGATCAACAACCCACAGTTGATATCACCTTTGTCATCTTGTTAAGAAGTACTTTAAAACTGATTTTATGtgttttcatttgttttgaGTGGTTATAATGGTTTGGATATTAGCTTTTGCAGCCATCACTCACTTGAAAACTGGCATTTTGCCCATGACTTGTGAATTTAATGATATGCTTTATGTTATACTTGTTCAATCTTCTTTGTGATTCATACACTCTCTCTAGTTGATGTATTTTGGATATTAACACTAAATGGTAGCAACATAATGTCAACTATATTAACACCAAAATCCATTACAGAAGTTCATCAACAAAAACTAACAACGATGAAGCCAATACAGATGTTCATCAACCAAAAACTAACAACAATAAAGCAATATTTCAGATGTTCATTCTTACATCAACCACCAAACTAATTCTCCAACTATGCTAGAACTACATAGATTAACACCAACCAAGTTACAAACAAAATGCTAACAAGAAATCTAGTTGTGTTTCTTGCTCTTTTGGAATCATCTTTCAAATCTTGAACCATGTCCCAGATAAGACCAATATCAGCTTCTAAATCAGTAGGAGTGGCTGATCTTGGTGCAATTTCTGTAAGCTTCAAGTTCTCAATCCTCAACTCATTTATAACTTCAATAGCTCTCTCGCCCATAGGTTCATCGTACCATTTGAAAAATCGACATTTTTTGGTCTACAAACattcaaaaattaattcaaatcaAAACTTCACACatcaagaaaattttgtatgaaaaaaaatcattaccTTCCAATTTTGGCACCCATAGAACCTTCTTCCGGGATTGTCTTCAGTCCACGAAGTTCTTATCGGTGATTTCAACCTCTCACCTTCAATAACGCAAAAACAATACGTCGAATCACCCAAACACTCGTTCCTTCTCTGCCGCCAATCCCGTGACTGGGTAGAAGCATTACCTGAGTGGAAACTCATGGTACGATCTCGAATACCAACAATAATGGAAAACCCTACACTAGTTCAACGTGATTTGGTGTATTTCTCACCAATTTATAACCCCTAAACGCGAATTAGGGTTCTACCATCCCTAAAATTGCCCCAAATGTTACAGCCGTTGTAAAGCATTGCAATGAGGGCCCCgcaattttgaaataaaaaaaaaaaaaaagtgaccAAACGTTGACTAACGCCGTTTAGTCACGAGGGTTTAAATGTTAGGTTTTTGATAGTTTAGGGGCTATTTTGCACACACACTTAGTATGGGGAGTAAATCGCTCTAAGGGTGTACACTTCAAGggcttatctgcaccttaacccttgaTTAAAAGACAAATGAAACCTGACTTGGACTTGACTCATTAAACATGAATTTCACTCGGTCATAGGTGCAAACATATTCACCACATGCATATATCAATTGGTTATAGGCCAAAAGCAATAACGCCCCTATTGTCACGCGTCACACACACTAAAGCTCTCAACCCAATCTTTCATTTCAATGTATAAGCCCAAAAATTATCAGTTAATGGATTTAACTATTCTGCCCATAAGCCCTTCCTATGTTGGCCTCTCGCTTGAAAGGGTTGTGCCCATAAAGCATTAAGATTTAGAAAGACCCAATTCGACCTCTTATATAGACAAAGCCAAAAGTCGCGACTCTAACACCAGTTGTACTCTTTGTAGGTTGAAATTCCTTGATTACTTGTGGTCAAAACCCTTAACCAATTAGTGATCAATTAAATAATCAAGTTGCCCAGACCGTTTTAAATTAAACCTAATATATTGGGAACATATTCATGCAGTTCTTAAGACCAATTAGACCTCTGGAGTTTAAGTGTTCATGCTAAATTCATCTTATCCAAATTAGGTTAAAATACCTAGCTagacataaattaataaacaaggcaaaagaaataaaaagaaaatatgctgaaacgaaaaagaaatttacttaaataaaagAGTACTTACAGCCAAAAGTGCCGCGCAAAATATAAACTGAAAATGAAATACTTATGCCCACAGACGAGAGATGTTTGCTTCCCTCACTATATCTCAAATCACAGCATAATAGAATATTGTCACTGAATGATACCATCGGGCAAGAAGCCTTTAGGTATTTATAGGTGCGATTTGGGCTCAAGAAGGCCCAGCCCATAGAGAGTCGGCTGGAGCAAGGAGTTTTCAATTCCCACGATTCATTCATATCTTCAGGTCTAATCTTGGAGATTCGAATATTTGTGGATAGGGTAAATGTTTAACCTTATCTGCCTCTTCATGTTGACCATCACCTTCTGCCCTGATCAAGCGCCTACATGTCAATTCTACTGCATCTATATGTGTGCCGTCTTTTACCCTGGACCTTCCGTCCAATGCTACTGGATCCCGCGCGATGCTATGGACAAATGGTTTAGGTCAATTGGCCACCTTCACTTCAGACTTGTGGTCTTCAATTCTGGTTGTTTTACTTTCCACAACGCCTTTACTTAATATTCATGCCTCTTTCGTGGAATGCAGCAACATTATGCCTTACCTGCACGTTATGCCCAAGAAGAGGGCTCTTTTTTTACTATGCCCTCGCAGGCACAAGACACTGACAAAAACAAAGGAAATAAAattcgatctagacctaaaataGACACAAAACAAGTACAAATATGGGCTCATTACCATTGCATTCGGTACCAATTTAGACGAGAATAATAACAAATATTGAAGAGCAGGACTGTTAAACTGTATTGTTCCAACATCTAGTTTAGCTTACCTTGATTGGGAGACTCATGAGTCTATGACTAACTAATAAGTTTTGTATGTTCATGATACACATAttagctttagtttaattctagTTGTTGCTAGCATATACATAGGATTAGAAGATATTTCTTTTCTTATCGAATCTACTTAATAAGAGAGATTCTATTAAGTAGATCGTGTAATTCATTTTAAAAGGATTTTTATAGTGGATTCACAActgtaattaattaacattgcaGTATAAATTATTTTCGTTGTATGTACATTTTATTTCCGTTGCTTTACTGCTTATGATAAGTAGTTGTTGGATCTATTGGTCAAACAATTTGTCCAACATCTTTGGCTTTATGGGagcaataatttttaattggcaTCAAGAGCTTACATTTGATACACAAAGTGTTGGATCCTAATTGTGTCCACAATAAATATAACAAATCCTGCATTTCATAGGCATTTATTCCTTGATAGTTCGAACTATGCCTATTGAAAAGTTCGAACTCGTTCCTAATTTCAATGAGATGGCTCTCAATGTCATTCTATTTTCAGTTGACATGAACTTATTCAAACTGGTCAAAAATTGCTCTTCGACCAAAGATGCGTGTGAGATATTCTCAAGCCGTCACTGTGAAGGTGATGAGAGTGTCCATGAATCGTGTCTATATATGATTATATCAAGGTTTGAAATTTTGAGAATGGAGAACTGTGAATCGATAAAGTCTTTTTTTGTATGATTTTAGATATAGCAACCAAGTCTTGAGAAATAGGAAAACCCTTAACTAATAGGATTCTAGTGTCCAAAGCCCTTAGGTGTCTACTTGAAAGGTTTAATGTTAAAATCTCATTCATCGAAGAAGCTCACAATACTGCCATTATAGATATGAATAGATAAATGAGCATTCTCATAACATATGAGATGAACATGGATTAACAAAAGAACATATACAACAAAAAGGAGGTTCTCAAGCCCGTTGCTCTCAATGTTGAAACATCTGAACCAACAAAATAAGACGACGAGAAAGATCTGGAGGAACTCGATGATGATGGAGACATGGTTCTTTTGACTAGGAAAATCAACTCCATTCTcaaaaaagttaaagaaaaaagagCAAGTAACAAGGTAAGAGAGTCACCATCTGAGACCATTCCAAAGAAACAATTCTATCTAATAAAAGCATCATGTTATatagcacgagttttaataaatattatgtgagtgtgttgtgagtgaagaCAAAGATCTACTTTATTATAGTGTTATATGGGGAAGTAGTGTTCAAAGATAGAAAATACGCATTTTTGTAAGACGTATTAAAATAGCACAACCCCACCGCTCTCCCTTcccaaaagtgaaaaaaaattaaaatagcaCAAAGTATACATTCTTATGGGACGAGTATTATTTTTTGGTAAAATGTATCAAAATATAGTAATATACAATCGTATGTTTGATATTATtatgtattaaaattataattatgaatTGTAAATTTGTATCATGAATATGGTatataaaatcatatatatatatatatatatatatatatatatatataggggcgcgctccagtgagaccccctatttttcgtgtaacatgagtacaatgaataagacatataatactaatgaacaagacgtatatctaacgaacaagatgtatatactgatgaaaaataaaattttaaaaattcgtaatgaataagacatttatactgatgaacatggcagtatatactgatgaacaatgcagtatatactgatgaataacaaaatttaaaatattctgctcccccaggattcg
The genomic region above belongs to Salvia miltiorrhiza cultivar Shanhuang (shh) chromosome 5, IMPLAD_Smil_shh, whole genome shotgun sequence and contains:
- the LOC131025598 gene encoding uncharacterized protein LOC131025598, which produces MRRELFLRIVHALENHSDEFKLRRDATGRTGLSPLQKCTTAIRQLAYGCPGDSLDEYIRMGDRTVSSCLANFCKCVIEVFGAQYLRSPNQDDIQRLLQLHEQRHGFPGMLGSLDYMHWEWKNCPVAWKGQYTRGDYGVPIVIFEAVASADLWIWHAFFGQARSNNDINVLHGSSLFNAVLQGNSPQVQFTVNGTSYNFGYYLTDGIYPEWASFVKSFPCPMDPKRVKFKERQEAARNDVERAFGVLQSRWTIIRNPARSYHIHDMRKIMLTCIILHNMIIEDEGDKAIAWFDGDTSHSATIVMGSSQEFQAYLSKLQQVTRSGNTSPT
- the LOC130986503 gene encoding uncharacterized protein LOC130986503 — encoded protein: MEAVKDIIPYAEHRWCARHIYANWAKKWRGEEMKKRFWIAAWSSFDEEFKLNMAKLRSINKKAHDELLHYPPAHWSRAYQSTRCSTNMVDNNCSESFNSSISDARHKPIISMLEDIRLLAMKRIRERKTGLDSWKSVWSPSAMKTFEANKSDSVYCNVVWNGEYGYEVTDGLDKHIVFIDTKTCTCRGWDLTGIPCSHAIASFFSSSLDPLLSISECYHRDTYAKTYEHLIQPLPGVKFWNVKAQDAIEPPQVEKKIGRPKKNRVRAAHEPKKKHKLSRVGKKQHCSLCRSATHKKMTCPLNPTKVNKEAECSTSTKAKGKAPVGLGLYVNEETGKQILNPGGSQSLVINEGTPRESEPNVRFAIPNERELRMQKRMEKRKSSPPTTSVGPSSKIKKTGTKPFKAPRDKTQEQHQEPVLRRSPRRLNVVSTAGSTTHS
- the LOC130986504 gene encoding uncharacterized protein LOC130986504; translated protein: MSFHSGNASTQSRDWRQRRNECLGDSTYCFCVIEGERLKSPIRTSWTEDNPGRRFYGCQNWKTKKCRFFKWYDEPMGERAIEVINELRIENLKLTEIAPRSATPTDLEADIGLIWDMVQDLKDDSKRARNTTRFLVSILFVTWLVLIYVVLA